A single window of Narcine bancroftii isolate sNarBan1 chromosome 13, sNarBan1.hap1, whole genome shotgun sequence DNA harbors:
- the erh gene encoding enhancer of rudimentary homolog, with product MSHTILLVQPTKRPEGRTYADYESVNECMEGVCKMFEEHLKRMNPNSPSITYDISQLFDFIDDLADLSCLVYRADTQTYQPYNKDWLKEKIYILLRRQAQQAGK from the exons ATG TCACACACCATCCTACTTGTGCAGCCCACAAAACGGCCAGAGGGCAGGACTTACGCAGATTATGAATCTGTCAATGAATGTATGGAAG GCGTCTGTAAAATGTTTGAAGAACATTTGAAGAGGATGAACCCAAACAGTCCGTCCATCACATATGACATTAGCCAGCTGTTTGACTTCATCGATGACCTTGCTGACCTGAGCTGCCTTGT TTACCGAGCAGACACGCAGACGTACCAGCCTTACAAcaaagactggctgaaggagaaGATCTACATCCTGCTCCGCCGACAGGCCCAGCAGGCGGGGAAGTAG